The sequence gctgcagatgttttatcagtctgttgtggCGAGCACCATCTTCTCTGCTGTGGTGTCCTGGGGTACAGGTATCAGGGCAAAGGACgccaacagactgaacaaactgatcAGGAAGGCAAAGTCTGTTGCTGGTTGTAAACGTgtcaccctggaggaggtggtggaggagaagatgCCGGCTAAACTGCTGGCCATCATGGACAATCCCTCTCAGCCCCTCCACAAAACACTGGACGAGCTAAAGAGCTCATTCAACTCCGCTGCTCTAAGGAACCAGACAGGAAATCGTTCCTACCTACTGCCATCACACTTTACAACTCATCTACCTGTGTCAGAGCCacgattacacacctggactaaatgTACCTGTCACCTTTTGCACTCCGAATCCCTTCACATACGCATCccatatgttgtgtttgtgtcaagtATTTTTTATGCATATATTGTACCTATACCTATACTATACTTTATATCCCATATACATATCTGGTGTGTACATATTACATATTGCAGTTATATATGCTTGCACACCTTGCACAGTCTAACTATATGTATTTAGGTATGTATAAAGCTCTAATCCATAACAAAATTAGAAAAGGCTGGGAAAAACATTGTAAGTGTAACTGTGTATTCTCCTTTatgtcttttgtgtgtatgtgtatgtgtgaacacaTATGTCAAATAAAAACTTAGTTTAAAAACAAGTAGAAATGCACTTTATTTAACACCCCTGTGTGTTTCACCCAGCTGGGGGCCACCCACAGCCACTATAAGACGCCCAGCTTTGAAGTGACTTGCCGATATGATAGTGTGCCGTTCCATCTGCGTAGAGCAGCGACTGGCTTTAAACTTTGGTGTGTGAAAGATGACGGttgcttttcctctcttttctctgtgctttGACCCTTCTTTCTCTGGTTTCTGTCTTCCCAAACATCCCCAAATACATCCTAATTCTGTTACCAGGGAGATGTCAATCAAGTCTGATCAAAGCACATCCTCACAGTCCTGATAGCTGAGCTGTGGAGTGTTTATGTCTTACTATTCTACCATTAATCAAGATAATTTTACTCAACATGAATTGCAATTGCATCATATTTACTCATGAAGAAATACCTTTAAGGTCTTTAACAAATATTAGTGAGAACTTATCAACTTTACAAAACTTTATTataatctattttttaaaaagtatgttGACATCAGATTCAATCAGTGGTCTCTGAACCAGAACATCATAAGGTCCTCCTATCACAGACATTTGGATTAACACCTCAACACCTCCAGGAGGGATGAGTGGATTTCTGCCACGTCACGCAGcaccacacatccacacacaacaacaaaataaattagcatATTAGCTTATATACAGAATCTAAAATCTTCATACAAATCCTTCAGTTTTTATCACTTCACGTACAGGACAGGAAGTTAGGACCTTCAACAACCTAAGTGAAGCACATGCATCATCACAGCCACGGTGACTGAAATGACACTGAGTTTGTGGATGAGGGCAGAGGAGGCAGCTGTGGTGGTGGCTGCAGtggtggctgcagcagctgtggtggtggttgcagcagctgtggtggtggttgcagcagctgtggtggtggtggctgcagcagctgtggtggtggttgcagcagctgtggtggtggttgcagcagctgtggtggtggctgcagcagctgtggttgtctgtgtgttgccAGAGGCTGTTTGGAGAAGAAATGTTGGCtcagtttcacatttcaaacTGATTTGAACTCCAGCTCATTTGGAATCAAAGTTTGTCTTACcaacaaacagaaggaggacGACACAAATCTTTGCGATCATGATGATGAAGTTGTAGTTTCTCGTCTCTGCTCTCTAAAAAATAATTGGCAGCTTTCATCAGATACATGATAATTGTTATTTGGGTCTTAAATATCATAAAGGTTGACTGTGACATgtattgaaaatatttcagacagaacaaatgtgaagcagcagaattttcattttctttgtctgcatTGCTAAATGTTAATAGAAAAGATACAGAAGCTTCAAGACTTCTTAACACTTTGGTGGCTTTGAATACAAAGTGAGAATCAACTTCATTAACTTCACTTATTTCCATCTTATTTCAGGATTATGGTATatttatgaaacatttaatacatttgaaCAAATAAACCAATTAAAAGCTGGCAgcatactgaaataaaaataaaacacagtagaATATTCTACTTTATATTTCTTAAGAGcgttgcataaaatattcactgtatcagaaagaaagacagaaacaaactgaaataaaagggTGATCGGCCACATTAAGTTCAGAAATCGTACTTACGGGTTTGTGTTCTCTGCTCGCCTGTTGTCTCCTGTGGTGGACAAAGATTCTCAGCTCATCTTTTTATACGTGAATTGCAGCAGGTGACACCAGCGTGAGGACAAAGGAAGGTGCAGGTACACGGTGAGTAATAGTAACCCTCGTCATGGTTAAAGGTGTGAACAAGTCCGACGCCCTCATCGTCAGTCATGTGCTCTGACGCCTTTCTGACATGACTTCGACATTTTAATAGAACGACATCATGACATTCTTTGTTTGAAGGTGACTCATTGTGATATTTCTGTCCTGATTCCAATGTACAGGTAATCACTTTATTTACAGTCACGAGTAAATTCTAAGTGTCTCTCGCAGTACGACTGTCGGAGGTCTTAGAGAGCCTGCTGTGAATAAACAGAACAGATGCTCAGGTCACTTTGTTGCAAAGGGAAAGAGCCAGACCTCTACTGAGTACTACATGCTGAGTACTACATGCTGTTTATAGTATATATCACAGTATTTGTCATCGCCTTCTCTCATCCAGCGCTCAGCCTAAAATCACCACTAAACGTAACTTTGAGGAACTCGAAATGTGGTGTGAAGCTCTGCTGTGTGGCATGAAAAGATTCTTGCTAATAAacatcagagaagaaaaatgatttGTTCCCTGGACCAGCTTTGGTTCCCTGAGATGAACCAAACATCTGCAACCCAGTGGCGGTACCTGGGtcttcagtggggacatacctgacttagtctACCTCTTCatacaaccactatcacgtCGCACttataaaaaaacatgaatactaTCCAAAAACGCAATATGACGAGGCGTGGcgttagagagaaagaggaattTCGAGTGTTGAGGATAATTtccattattaatacaacaagaaacacagttaagacaactccaaacctctacactacaaccacaactgaGCCATGTACATCATCCAGAGCAGTTCAGAACGGCTAGTTGCAcctggctgtgacttttgctctgaccgaccaatcagagggcAGAAGAATGCGgggattctgaaatctgattggttaaagaaacagtcaatggctaatatAGTCTAAATTCCGTGAGCCAGCACTGCTGATTCTGAAGaccctgggcagattagactgactgGAAGCGATGCAGCCCAGAGACATGCTACGAagtgaagagaataaactgttgggaataaattaatacaatttcatggaacaaatattagaatttaggttgtaaatgtaggtcagtgcttctgatcGTGTTTGGGCCAGCAGAGGCCTTGCTGGTCCTGACGGGTTCTGATGAtgatatatacagtacatttactgtGTATGCATGTTCTGTATGTTTGGTCTGAAAAGATTCTGAATAAAAGTCATCACTTAAGTGGACTTTAACAGAGCAGCCAACACGGTTcacatgaaaagacacagaaaaacatgtccGAATGGCGAAACTCATTTTGTCcggtttgtttatttgtgtgattGTAATGCCACTGAGGGACGCCCTCTGACTCATCTCGTCTTCAGGTCCCACCTAACAGAATAATGAGAGACTGAATACACAACGGTGTTTACAGACCTTCTATCAATAGTATACCAGTTGATCCTGTTCTGGAGTCCATCCTCATCTCGCCTTGCattgtgtattattattttattcactttatttattcactcaCTGTTTTTATGAAACACAAACCCAGAAGGGTTAACGACATGTCGCAGGTTTTGCCAGAATCCTCAAAGAGTCTGCTCtttgaaataaaaggaaatcaaattttttgcattattttgtatttttatgcaaAATAGTCAATTTTCCGTGTGAAGTACAAAGCAAAcagtgtccacatacttttgtgtACTTTGTTCTGGTTTTATGTTTCCTGAGACCTCATGTCACCAATGATACCCACATGTTTATGCTTTATAATCCAAGTGAGTGCAGTAGCTTCAAAGAAATGatcaaaatgactttttgtCACAACATTATTAAACATTtcgggcgcttgatgctgcccactgctcctgtgtgtgtttcactgcatgtaatttgccgggtgttgcatgtgtgtgttcaactaaggatgggtcaaatgcagaagacgaattcagtgtgtgtgtgtaaaaatatatatactgtcaataaagctgattcttctctTAATTCTTCAACACTTCAACATTCTTGGCTCGACACCAACACGGATCGGTTGCTGCCTGGCTGATGGCCCAACCCTCGAGCCGATTTCAGTGAAGTGCATTAAGAGGCTTTTGAGCTTAATGCTTGATTAGCAAAACATAAAGCTCAACAGGGAACAAAGCAGAGAGGATGGGAGTAAGAGGGTGAGGACGTTACATGCCTAAAAGACAAGTGATTTTTGTCTGTTAAAATACCGTCAAGCTGGCTGCACCTAAAAACCAGGATGTGAACAAACGTTATCAGATGGCGatcctctgtgttttatttgtccCCTTAGAGTCAACTTGAAGATGCTGACTGATATCTCAGTTTCACTTTGCTGATTATGATACACCAGATGAGATGCTCTAATGGGGAAGTGTCACGAGACAACTTCTGCTACGATTGTGCACTATATAAataacttagcttagctttgcagCTGGCCGTACACACAGTCGACGGGAAATAATGACAGTCTGcttctgtcagttttttgtCAATTCCAATTTTGTTGtataatttgttattttgtgctGTGGTTCATTGTACAGGTGTACGTGGTagaagtttgttttcatgtcatatGATCGACACCACGTCATCAGTCAAAGTGCTGcatcacaaatcaaaacaaaggaaTCCTCAGAGTCATTTCATCtgattgtttaaaatgtttaatcacTGCAGAATATTACTACTTTCGTAACAGAAGGTTACGAAATCAGCCAACTGTGGCCTCTAAGCTGAATCAACATCTCCATGATTAGCCCCTTCATGGCTTTTGGATTAActgtttctgtgctgacatTCAGAGCAGCGAGGACACCATCAGATATGCAAGccagtctttgtttttcagtgtaatttatgGACACAAGATGGAAAATCTCATTCAGTTCTGAgtgtgaacaaaaaaacataattgaACTCACGGCTTAAGTTCAAACTGATGATCACTGAAGTCAAAAGTACAGATAGGATAAATAAGTGACATAACTTAATTCTaacaagacatttgaaataaaatagtATTTTACACTGAAGAGAAGTTGTTCCAGTCCAGTTTTTAATTGCATAGAACTGCAATAACAACTGCCGTGACCAAAAGgaaatttgtgttgttgtttactgCAGAGGAGGCAGCTGTTGTTGGCTCTGGAGCTGACGGTGCTGctgtagcagctgcagctgctgttgttgttgctgcagcagctgtggttactggtgctgctgctgtccttgtAGTTGGAtcagttttcattgttgttgctCCTGCTGGGGCTGCAGTTGTCATTGCTCCAGATGTGgtctttgctgcagctgtggttgctGCTCCAGATGTGgtctttgctgcagctgtggttgctGCTCCAGATGTGGTCTTTGCTGCAGTTGTCATTGCTTCAGATGTGGTCTTTGCtccagctgtggttgttgctcCAGCTGTGgtctttgctgcagctgtggttgttgatGCAGCTGTGgtctttgctgcagctgtggttgctGCTCCAGATGTGatctttgctgcagctgtggttgctGCTCCAGATGTGGTCTTTGCTGCAGTTGTCATTGCTCCAGATGTGgtctttgctgcagctgtggttgttgctcCAGATGTGgtctttgctgcagctgtggttgttgctcCAGATGTGgtctttgctgcagctgtgcttGTTGATGCAGCTGTGgtctttgctgcagctgtgcttGTTGATGCAGCTGTGATTGCTGGAGCAGTTGTGGTTCCTATTGCTGCAGTTGTGGAATCTGTGGTCTTTGCACCTACAGTTGCTGGTGTAGATGTGGTTGCTGATGCAACTGTTGCAGTTGTTGATGTTGCTCCAGCTGTGATTGTTGCTTTAATTGTTGTAGCAGTTGTTGATGTTGCTTCAGCCGTAGCAACTGTGGTTGTTGCTGTAGCTGTATTTGTAGCTGTGTTCATTGCTGCAATTGTGGTTATTGGAGCAGCTGTGGTTGCAGTTGTAGCAGCTGTAGTAGTTGTTGCTTGAGCTGTTGCTGCAGTTGTAGCATCTGTGGTCgttgcttcagctgtggttgttggagCTGTTGTGGTTGCAGTTGCTgatgttgcttcagctgtggtcATTGGGGCAGATGCACttactgctgcagctgtgattGTAGTTGGATTGGCTGTGATTGTAGCTGTAGCAGCTGTTGTTGGAGTAGCTGTGGTTGTTTGAGCAACTGTGGTTGCAGTTGTTgatgttgcttcagctgtgattgttgctgcagctgtggtcaTTGGAACTGCTGTTGTAGCAGTTGTTgatgttgcttcagctgtggttgCAGTTGGATTAGCTGTGGTTGTACTTGTAGCAGCTGTTGTTGGAGTAGCTGTGGTTATTTGAGCAACTGTGGTTGCAGTTGTTgatgttgcttcagctgtggttgttgggGCAGATGCAGTTGTTGCTGCAACTGTGGACGTAGCAGGATTGGCTGTGGTTGTACCTATAGCTGTTGTTGGAGTAACTGTGGTTATTGGAGCAACTGTGGTTGCAGTTGTAGCAGTTGTTGGAGTAGCTGCGGTTGTAGCTGTAGCAGTTGTTATTGGAGTAGCTGTGGTTGTTGATGCAACTGTGGTTGCAGTTGTTGATGTTGCTTCAGCTGGGGTCATAGTTGGATTAACTGTGGTTGTAGCTGTAGCAGTTGTTGTTTGAGCAGCAGCGTTTACAGTTGTTGATGTTGCTTCAGCTGTAGTCGTTGGGGCAGATGCCGTTGTTGCCACACCTGTGGTTGTAGTTGGATTGGCCGTGgttgcagctgcagcagttgttGGAGTAGCTATGGTTGTTGATGTAGCTGTTGTAGCAGTCATTGATGTCgcttcagctgttgttgattgagcagatgttgttgttgttcttcctTCAGGTGAAGATGCTGTGGTTGTAACTGTAGCGGTTGTTGTTGGAGTAGCTGTTGTTGCTGAAGTAGCTGTGGTTGTTTGAGCAACTGTGGTTGCAATTGTTGATGTTCCTTCAGCCTTGGTCGTAGTAGGATTAGCTGTGATTGTAGCTGCAGCAGTTGTTGTTTGAGCAACAGCGTTTACAGTTGTTgatgttgcttcagctgtggtcATAGCTGGATTAGTTGTGGTTGCAATTGTAGCAGTTGTCGTTGGAGTAGCTGTGGTTGTTGATGTAGCTGTTGTAGCAATTGTTGATGTCgcttcagctgttgttgattgagcagctgctgttgttgttcttcctgCAGTTGAAGCTGCTGTGGTTGTAACTGTTGTTGGAGTAACTGTGGTTGCTGAAGTAGCTGTGGTTGTTTGAGCAAGTGTGGTTGCAGTTGTTgatgttgcttcagctgtggtcGTAGTTGGATTagctgtggttgtagttgtatCAGTTGTTGTTGGAGAAGCTGTGGCGGATGGAGCAACTGTGGTTGCAGTTGTTGATGTTGCTTCAGCTGTAATCGTTGGGGCCGATGCTGTTGTTGCCACACCTGTGGTTGTAGTTGGATTAGCCATGGTTGTAGCTGTAGCAGTTGTTGGAGTAGCTATGGTTGTTGATGTAGCTGTTGTAGCAATTGTTGATGTCACTTCAGCTGTTGTTGATtgagcagctgctgttgttgttcttcctgCAGTTGAAGCTGCTGTGGTTGTAACTGTAGCGGCTGTTGTTGGAGTAACTGTGGTTGCTGAAGTAGCTGTGGTTGTTTGAGCAACTGTGGTTGCAGTTGTTGatgttgcttcagctgttgtCGTAGTTGGATTagctgtggttgtagttgtagcAGTGGTTGG comes from Scatophagus argus isolate fScaArg1 chromosome 17, fScaArg1.pri, whole genome shotgun sequence and encodes:
- the LOC124075132 gene encoding mucin-2-like; its protein translation is MMTKICIVLLLFVASCRGTLTTAATTTTTSKAPTTTAAPATSTEATSTTTTTATSTTTVTPTTATATTMANPTTTTGVATTASAPTTTAEATSTTATTTALTTTASPTTTATTTTTVNPTTITAEATTTDAATSTTATTATSTAIATPTTATATTTATPTTTATVSTITNPAMTTAEATSTTATTATSTTIATPTTATTTTTANPTTTTGVATTASAPTTTAEATSTTATTTALTTTASPTTTATTTTTVNPTTITAEATTTDAATSTTATTATSTAIATPTTATATTTATPTTTATVSTITNPAMTTAEATSTTATTATSTTIATPTTATTTTTANPTTTTGVATTASAPTTTAEATSTTATTTALTTTASPTTTATTTTTVNPTTITAEATTTDAATSTTATTATSTTIATPTTATATTTATPTTTATVSTITNPAMTTDAATSTTATTATSTTIATPTTATTTTTANPTTTTAEATSTTATTVAQTTTATSATTVTPTTAATVTTTAASTAGRTTTAAAQSTTAEVTSTIATTATSTTIATPTTATATTMANPTTTTGVATTASAPTITAEATSTTATTVAPSATASPTTTDTTTTTANPTTTTAEATSTTATTLAQTTTATSATTVTPTTVTTTAASTAGRTTTAAAQSTTAEATSTIATTATSTTTATPTTTATIATTTNPAMTTAEATSTTVNAVAQTTTAAATITANPTTTKAEGTSTIATTVAQTTTATSATTATPTTTATVTTTASSPEGRTTTTSAQSTTAEATSMTATTATSTTIATPTTAAAATTANPTTTTGVATTASAPTTTAEATSTTVNAAAQTTTATATTTVNPTMTPAEATSTTATTVASTTTATPITTATATTAATPTTATTATTVAPITTVTPTTAIGTTTANPATSTVAATTASAPTTTAEATSTTATTVAQITTATPTTAATSTTTANPTATTAEATSTTATTAVPMTTAAATITAEATSTTATTVAQTTTATPTTAATATITANPTTITAAAVSASAPMTTAEATSATATTTAPTTTAEATTTDATTAATAQATTTTAATTATTAAPITTIAAMNTATNTATATTTVATAEATSTTATTIKATITAGATSTTATVASATTSTPATVGAKTTDSTTAAIGTTTAPAITAASTSTAAAKTTAASTSTAAAKTTSGATTTAAAKTTSGATTTAAAKTTSGAMTTAAKTTSGAATTAAAKITSGAATTAAAKTTAASTTTAAAKTTAGATTTAGAKTTSEAMTTAAKTTSGAATTAAAKTTSGAATTAAAKTTSGAMTTAAPAGATTMKTDPTTRTAAAPVTTAAAATTTAAAAATAAPSAPEPTTAASSAVNNNTNFLLVTAVVIAVLCN